The genomic interval TGGCATCTCATTCATTCATAGCACTTTCCAGCATCATCACGTTTTaacaattaattattttctcATGCCTTCTGCAGCTCGACATCATGGACAAGATTCTGGAAGGCCTGATCAGCTCAGATCACTCTGTTCCAGTGAAGAGGGCCATTGTGAAGAAGGTAGTTGAAGCAGCAGAGAACGAGGTGACTGAGGCGCAGTGTCAAGCCCTGTTTACGCTCACCACCCGCCTCATCTTGCTCGGCGACGATACTTTCCAGAAGCAGATTGGCCTGCAGGTTCTTGAGGCCTATGCACGCTACCACCGGCCAGAGTTTGAGCTCTTCTTTAGTAAAGACTTTGTGCTCAGTTTGCTCCAGCAGGGCTATGGGGAACTGGAGCACAGAGACCCAGCCATAATAGACTACATGCACTGTTGCCTGCGGCTGCTCATCAGCTGCCCCTCTGTACTGGAGACCTTCAGTGTGATCCAGGTGGAGGTTTTGAGGATGGTTTGTGAACGTCCTGAGCCGGCTCTCTGTGCCCGACTCAGCACTTTGTTGTCAGACTTTATGCAGTGCATCCCAAGGGATAAGTCAGGCGTTTTGTTCTGCCAGCAACTGGTGAGGACCATCAGCTGCTTTCAGTGCTTTGCCAGCGAAGAGCGGGAACTGAGAGAGTATGTGGGCCAGGTGACAAAGGTTAGCACACTGCTACAGAACATCTGGAAGGCTGAGCCAGCCACCCTGTTGCCCTCACTGCAGGAAGTCTTCGCTATTATCTCCTCTACAGGTAAGCCTCCTTTAACAAGAAATATTTTATAGGCTAAAATTTAGTCAGCTGGAATAGTTAGACAACTGTATGTTTGCCagagggctgcaactaacaattattatgctaatcaattaatctgttgactattttttgattaatagtcagatagcaaaaggtgcttaatagagatttcttacagaatttgaaccaggtgaagctaaagctacgccattgaggagttctggatagagaaggtttttccatcttaaatgcaaaatgtagatATTGTTTGTACAGTGTTTGCTTTAAGTgagttgttctttcagcaggtggcatgttttagagtctttatactccagttaacgattattcgatTACGAAATTAGTTGACGAATATTTCAATAACTGGTTAATCACAATTCATCTAATTAATGGTTTCAGTCCTAGTTTGCCAAAATTGATAAATGAGCTAATAATCTGAAGTCTTGCAGTCGACCctcattgttttctttgttctttgaaAGATGTTTGTCAAAAACCGGTTGTTCTATGGTTTCTATCCTCTGCATAGACATGGCTTAAAACACTCAAATTAGAATTGAGTACAAGATGAATAGTGTTGGGGTAATAATAGAGTTATTTTTGACTTACCAACTGAAACCACAGACACATTCGGACCCTTCACAGATCATACAACGAGCAATAACACATCTgaactgatttgtttttgtaggtATGAAACACATGATGAAAAGTGTTGTTCTCTgctgtcagttttttttattgtgtttacaGCTTACACTGGCTTTGTATTTAGATGTTAAAATGTATGGAAATTTGAAACTTGAAATGAATTTAGCCAGTTCTGATTCCTCTTTAAAAGCTATAAGAAAAACAGAATTCGGTTTTAACCAAGGAGGTTATGTTTTCGTCAGCTTTGTCTATCCATCTGTTTGGAAAACGTACGTTATGAACAGATTTAGATGAAACTTTCAGACAAGGTGCGTGTTAAGACAGGAAGGATGATTAGATTTTGGTGGTTATGCGGAGCACCATCTGGATCCAGGATTGTTTGAAGGATTTTATATAATCACCAGACTAAAGACATAACGATTATGTAGCTGACATTTAAAATGGCTTCAGCATCTTGGGCCAGAGTTTAAAAGTGCTGTTAGCATTACTAAAACAGCAGGAATGTAGACCCCAACCTTAGGCGGGAGATTTCCAGAAAGCTGCCGACATTCCCAAATCCATAATGTTCCGTAAGAGGCAGGATCAAAAGCTCTGACAGATAAAGGATAGCAACTTGGCTGCGCTCATCTCAGCCCTCCTGTGGGAGAAAATCTGCCTTCAAAGTTGTCCTTGTTTTGACATGGCCActtctgcatttaaaaaatgtaaagtttatttctttatcgTATTTGTAGCGTTGTTCTTATCTCACAAGTTAAAAGGACAACATACAGTAAAGTGACTTATTTCTCAATGTTTTCCTTTCCAGACCCATCCTTTGACCCATCTATTGCACTGGCTAGTCTGGTCCAACATATACCCGTACAGATGATCACGGTGCTCATCAAGAGTCTCACCACAGACCAGAATGTCAGAGATGCAAGTATGACCAAAGCTCTCTGCAGGTAACCTAATGTCTCTATATTGTGCATCCATACCGTAAGTAAGCTGTAGATTTCTGTTTTCAGGATGAAAGCATGTTCCATCttatttcagtgtgttttatacGATCGATGCATATGAACACCTGTTTGTTGTGTGTTTAAAGAATGATCGACTGGTTGTCTTGGCCTCTGGCCCAACATGTGGATACCTGGGTCATCGCTCTGCTGAAAGGACTGGCTGCAGTTCAGAAGTTCACTATCCTCATAGATGTCACTCTGCTGAAAATTGAACTGGTTTGTAAAACTTCACTGAGTTTTGGTTTATTATAGACTGTGCAGAGTAGAAGAGGTTGGATTGAAAAAACTATGTCACATATTTGATAAACTGTCGTATTTAATTAGGCTTTCATTTTTCCTCCtgcttgtaaaaataaaactagtttATATTTTGCTGATTTAGTATAATTGGTTTCATAATTTAGACCTTTTATTAACTGACATTtggtttaaatgtgtttaaaggATTAACTTTGActtgattttgatttattgaaTCATTTGGATAAATGAAGTAGATGTTTTCTCGtttattttaacctgcaggtatTCAGCCGCCTGTGGTATCCTATTGTGCGGCAGGGGGCGCTAGCCGTGCTTTCCCATATGCTGTTGAGCTTCCAGCACTCTCCCGAGGCCTTCCATTTGGTAAGGGATCCTCTGTGTCCTCGCAGCTCATTTCCATCTCATATGAACAGATTATTTGTTCCCtcattttgttctgttcttgCTTAAATTGCTTCAAGGCCACACAGACTTTTCCCCCCTGAACCCCAGGGCTCAGCAACCTCCTGAGTAATGATCTGCAAAGCATTGAAATGCCAAGTAGTGGCCCTTGAaccaatttaattaaaatgtaaaacacacaAGTACTCTCAACGATGATCAGAAAACATGACTGAACTCTCTGTGGAGTTCCTGATGTTCATCTCCTTCCTGGTTGACCACACTGCATGTCTGACAGGGACATATTAGCTGTAATGTccagattttgttgtttttatttcctattttccagtttttgttCTCATCTTTTTCAGGTTGTTCCACATGTAGTGCCTCTAGTTCAGTCTCTAAACACAGACGGTCTCCCCACCAGTCAAGCATTCCTGCTGCAATTCATTGAGCTTATACACTGCATGATGTATCAGTACTCTGGCTTCCCCGACCTCTATGACCACATATTGGAAGCCATAAAGGTAAAGGACTGATGTGTAGATTGCTATTTTCTGAATTCATTCAAATCAGCAAAGACTGCTCTCTTCAGACACATCTGCTTGATTTCCATATTCTCTTTCCAGGATCTTCCAAAACCTTCAGAAGAAAAGATCAAGTTGGTGTTAAATCAAAGTGCCTGGACATCCCAGTCTAATTCATTTGCTTCTGGTTTATTGAGGCCAGCTGGGAAGTCTGAGACTGGAAGGACAGGCCTGATCAACCTGGGGAACACCTGCTACATGAACAGCATCATCCAGACCCTGTTCATGGCAACAGAGTGAGTCGCTCATTCATACCGACACACACAGGATCAATGTTACAGCTGTAAATCTGAAGAATTAACCATGAGTGTCTGTTCTCAGTTTCAGGAGGCATGTTTTATCATTGCATCTAAATGGCTCCAACACGCTTATGAAGAAGCTTCAGCTCCTTTTTGCCTTCCTGGCACACACACAGGTCTGTTATGTCATAACTTATGGGATATGGAGAACATTGTTGCAGCTGCTTGATGTTGGTGGTTTACAACATGAGGCATGCATGTTTGTTGCTTTGTCCTACAGAGGGCAGCATACGCTCCCAGAAACTTCCTGGAAGCATCTCGTCCTCCCTGGTTTAATATGGGCTCCCAGCAGGACTGTTCAGAGTATCTCAGATTTCTTTTAGAAAGGTAAAATGAATCTCCAACACTCTTCTTCATATTTAGCTTTTCCTGTGGTTTTAGTTTTGCTTGATATGCAGAAATATACAATGTCTTCATGCACCTTGAACTCTTCCCCATTTTGACACATTACAACCTTAAACTTTaagattttttgtgatagaccaagaaAAAGTATCACATAACAAAGGTAAACTGAAAGTTATGGTTTTTAGAAGTGTTCGCAAATATTTCCAAGTTTTGTCACTGGatctcatttggatttaggtttggactttaaattcagtttatttatatagtactGATTTCCTGTCCCAGCTGAAgaacagcatccccacagcatgatggtgtcAACACCCTGTTTCGTTGCGGTAATGGTGTGTGCATTGTTAGTTGTCCATTAAACACAGCGTTTTGCATGTGGACTAAACGTTGAGCGAgatttcttatggttttcttcaaACACTGGTTTTGTTCTTGGCATgctaaaggccagatttatggagtgcaGAACTAGTAGTTATACTCGGGACAGATTATCCTACCTGAGCCgtggatccctgcagctcctccagagttgggccttttgactgcttctctgattactgCTCTCCTTGTGTGGCCTCTCTGGTTAGGTGGATGaccatgtctttgtaggttcGGAGATGTGTTTCATTCTTACTGTTTTCAGTTGATGGGTTAGCCAGTCCTccttgagatgttcaaagtttatGGTTTAGTTTTATACCCTACCCCtgctttgaacttctccacaatcttaTCACTGACCTTAGTGCTTTGTTTggatcatgatgctgtttgttcacaaatgttctctaataaacgtCTTGGGTCAACATTcttcatactgagattaaataacTCACACAGATGGACACAGTGGTATCAGAGTAAGATAGATAAATACAAATCCACATCATAAGTTCATATTatctaaacattttgaaaaccatgtgtgggtttccttttacttttttaggCCTTGGGAGCTAATCTCTTTCTTTTCTATATTTTCCTTCTAGACCAAATTATCAGGCGGTTTTCTGATGTGTCTTAACATTTCCGTATGTCCTGATAGAATTTAGTTCTGCTGTTCTTTTTGGCCAACTAAATGTTTAATGTTGTACtctttaaaaaactgttttagtaGTATCAAACTGTGTCTCTGTGACAACTACTTGCAGGTTAACTCTTATAGGACTGAAACCCTTATTATTGCCCCAGAGAACCGAAAAACTGAAATCAAGCTTTACCTTGGTGTGCTGCATCCTGCGTAAAAACCCCATGCCATGTCTAGTTGTAATGGCTTGCTTTGGCGACTCCTGAATAAGGGAGCTGCCGAAAAGGACTTGGTTACTGTTAGCCTCTTCTCTCCAACCAAACCTCAGGAACCAGAGGGGATAAATCCTTTAGGGCTGTGGCCCTCAGCTTGTGAAATGCGTTTCCTCCATCTTTgttttgtcttgattctgttgatTCTtttactatataaataaagtttacttacatacatacttttttatatataattattcACTTCTCtggttggtctatcacatacaatcccaataaaatacattgaagtttgttgtagTAACATGACAACGTGGGAAAAGGTCAAGAGGTATGAATGCTTTTACAAGTCACTGTATGCTGTGAAATTATTGATAATCTCAAAAGGAATTGAACTGTTCAGTGTGTCTTTAGAGTGTTTAAAAATTCCTAAGAGCTGAAATGTACTCTATCACTGTCAAGTCCCAACATGTGTTCTGTTCTAATGCCAAGCGTGCCTTTGTCCTGGTATTTTTAAGGTTAAGCGAAGAGGAGAAAACACTTCATGTCCTGCAATCAGCCAAGCCAAACGTTGCCCCCCTGGTTGATGCCATTAGGACCGGCCCAACAAGTCCAACGTCTTCCGAGGACCACAAGGACTCTCGTTTGGTTGAAGCAGAGAGTCAATGTGCAAACGATGGAAGGACTTTGATAGAACGGATGTTTGGTGGAAAGCTGATCACAGGCATTCGCTGTATGCAGTGTAACTGCATCTCTGAGAAAGAAGAGCCTTTTACAGACTTATCTTTGGCCTTTTGTCCATCTGCTTCCTCTCAGGGCAGTCCTAAAGCAGACAGACCTTCAGAGGAGGCCAGGGTGCTCTGTCAGGGAAGTGTCAATGGTGGCAGCGAAGCTCCTGAATCAGGCTTGGGCAGCAGTCTAGCTACTAATATTCAATATGAGCCAGTAACAAATGAGCCGCCGCTGTCTGTACCTGACCTGGTGAACTATTTTCTGGCTCCTGAGATCCTCGATGAAGACAATGCTTACTTTTGTGAGAAGTGCATTTCCCTCCAACGAGCTGAGAGGACCATGAAAGTGGTTTCTGCACCCGAGTACCTCATTCTCACATTGCTCCGATTCTCTTACGATGCCAAAAGCCATATCCGTAAGAAGATTCTAGATAATGTTGTCATCCCACCAGCTCTGAGACTTCCTGTTCATGCCTCTTCACTTCCTGTACAGTGGTCCTCTGCAACTTCATCACCTTTGCAAGTTGATTCTCCTGAAAGCAGCGAGAACCTGGCTAAGAAACTCAAACCATcacaaggagaagaagaagaagaagagacgaAGTTGATGATAGATGAAGCACAGAAGATGAACAGAGGAAGAGAGACTTCAGTCCAGTCAGTGCCCTATATGCTCAGTTCTGTAGTGGTTCATTCTGGTATATCATCAGAGAGCGGTCACTACTACTCTTATGGCCGAAACATCAACGGAGCAGATGGGACGCAGCATCCAGCGGGCCTCTCTTCCATCAAAGAGGATTCAGTGAATAACCAGGGTGCTTGTAGCCTCTGTACATCTGAACAAGGTGACACGTTCCCTAATAGTGGCCTGGAGGCAAGGGACTGGCTCCTGTTTAATGACAGCAGAGTGACATTCACTTCCTTACAGTCGGTACAAAACATTACGAATCGGTTTCCCAAAGACACAGCTTATGTGCTCATGTACAGGAAACAGGAGCTTCCAGGATCGAATGGAAATGAGGGACAAATGGCAAATGGAATGAGACTGAGTGCTGAACCTCCCCTTCAAAAAGAGCTGCTGGATGCTATTATCAAAGACAACAAGCTGTATTTACAGGTAACTTCTAACACATACCACTCTCACATATTTCCACCgttgtacagtgctttgcagaaGTATATAAACCATCACATTAAAGCCACttaatttgatgttttttatagGGATTTTGGTGTTAGATCAacccaaagtagtgcataattgtaaagtggaaggaaagtgaaAAGTGTGTATTTGTATCCAACACCCTAGACTAAACAACAGCTTTAAaccttttagggtatgtctccaccaactttgcacatctacacacTTGTATTTTTGTCCATGCTtctttacaaccacaaccttAGCCAGATTAGATTGGGGAGCATCTGTGAAGTTGCGACACACATCCTGAACCGGATTTAGCTTTGTACTTTGACTGGATCGTTCtaacaaatgaatatgcttagatttaaaccactccattgtagctctggctgcatgtttagggacATGCAACCTTTGCTtcagtctcaagtattttgcagtctctaacaggATCACCCGGTCtatagctccatccatcttctcatctactctagcttctctgtccctgaaGAAAcgcttccccacagcatgacctGCCACCACGTTTCACATCTGGGATGATGTTCTCAGGGGGGGGATTTGCTTTGGTAGTTTTCTGCAACACACAGGTTtcattttggtcttatctgaccagagcaccttcttccacatgcttgcCGTGCCACCCATAtagcttgtagcaaactgcaaactggacTCGGTTTTGccctgtcctgtcaacagattctccctccTGAGCGTTgaatctctccagctcctccagagctaccatgtGCCTCTTGTCTGCTTCTCTAAGTAAGACTCTTCTTGCCCAGCCTATCAGTTTGGAGAGCCATGTTTTGCTCGGTTTGCAGTTATTCCGCACTCTTTGTATTTTAAGATGATGAACCGAGCAGAGCTCTCTGAGATGTTCACaggttgggatattgttttacaacctaaccttgctttgttctttggtcttcatgtcctccaacaaacctctgacatcttcacaaaacagctgcatttatgctGAAATGAAACGTCACTCAGTAGGggtgtatttattaattaggtGTTTTTTGGAAGCATTTGGTTGCATCAGATTTTGTTTATGGGGTTTAGAGTAAAAGAGGTATGAATGTGAATCCATGGGACAcctgtcagatttttatttgtttaaaaaattaaatacatgtCATTTATCATCCCGCTATGCCCTGCTTTACGCGGTAAGGTAAGAAAAGGGTgttgaatacttttccaagaaACTGTAAGTGTGAAGTGACTTGTAATTGTGTTTAGCACTGGTTTAGAAGATTGTGGGCATGTATTTGGAACAACAGCttacttttcattttcaacACACAATCGACCTAAAACATCATTTCCACTTCTCTTCCCAAGTAAGATTTTATGATTAAAGTGGAGGATTAATCCAGGTGGAACGTAGCAAGCAGAAACTGAGCCACAGACTGCatgaatttatttatgtattctgGTACTTTTAGAATCAAATTCAAACTTTTCTGTTCAGAGATGCGAGGTGTAATTTCACAAGTCACTGAGCTGTGGTGTGTTAAACTCTAGCTCCACTTCACTTCAGTGCATCTCCTCTAGAGGGAGCTGTAACAACGTGATGTCCTTTGGAACACCTGCGCTGTTTTTAACGAGTTTATTTATCTGTATTTCCAAGGTGCGTTTTAAATTGAATCAAACTAGATCAAATGTTTGTCTTTACCCTTTGCGATGCACAGGAACAGGAGCTCAGTGCTCGGACccaagctctgcaggcctcttCTTCCTCATGCTCATTCAGGCCAAACGGTTCAGATGACAACAACCCACCAGGGAGCTGTGGCCCatctggaggaggaggaggaggaggaggaggaggcttcAACACCATTAGCAGACTGGTCttctgaaatgaaataaaatgccaCGGGAGACCCACATAAACTGGGGTTGACTGATGATGTGAGAGGCCGAACAGCCATCCTGTGTACAGAGATGAAGAGCACTGATATAATTTAAGAGCACTCACACACACTGGTTATCTGGAAACCGGCTCTGATCCTTGGTTTTTTTACATCCTGTGGgtttgattaaatgtttttttgcttttcatcaTCTAACGTTTTATATCTTTTCTCATTCGCAaaaccatattttttttttttcaaaaggctgtataataattttttattgagttaaaatCAGCTCTTTACATtcagtataaaaagacactgaCCTTTTATTCTCACTAGCATGAGTAAATTGAGTAGaatactttttcttttgttcagaTGTTTACCTACAGTTTTTCAGTATTTGGTTTTGGCTACAACTAACAGTTATTTTGCTATTACTATTCTTTCAATTAACTGATTAATAattggatagcaaaaggtgcttaaatGGAGATATTTGTACAtcatttgaaccaggtgaagctaaaccTGTGCCACTTCAGAAGTAATTGatagcatatttacagacaaagaatcttttttatcttaaatgcaaaatgtatatgtttattgtacagttttggcttaagaattgctctgagtgggttgttctatCAGGAGATAGCTTGTTTgggagtctgtatactccagttcgCAATTATATAATTACTGAATTggttgacaattatttcaataattgattaatcaggattaatctgattaattgtttcagcccatGGTTGAATTGCTTTTTTTAGACTGTATAACTTGggtcaaatattttgtttgccCTTCTTCAAGCtcgctggaattttggcccattcttcttcACAAAAGTCCTGTAACTGAGTCAGTTTGGTAAATCACACGAAACGGTTCCTGTTTTAGGCTGAGTTTGTTTTTAGGTTGCTCTGCTCCAACCCGTGTTTCCAGCTCTGACATATTTTTTATTGGACTAAGATCAGAGCTTGGTGATGGCAGCTCCCAATCATTGAGCctttgtccttaagccactttgtgaCTAATTAGACCCATTTGCctccaagctttaacttcctggcaccagtccctcctgcagcaaaacacccacagaacatgatgctgccaccactgtgctttACATTTGACATGGTATTTTCATGCGTTCCTGCTGTTTTCCTCCCAAGTGTCATGATGGTCATTATGGTCAACACTTTTCtgggtttctgggtttttagtTTCATCACACTACAGGATGTGTTTTCCAAATTTCATGTCCTTGTCCCTGAGTCCATTTGTAGACTTTATTctggctttttattttattttagagtaACGGCTTCTTCTGCTCTGAATGGCTGTCCAGTCCATGTCAGTACAGGACTCATTTCACTGAGGGGGAAGACACTGTCTTACCAGCTTCaggcagcatcttcacaaggtcttttgcttttgttctggggctGATTGCACATATTGTACCAAAACAGTTTCATCTTTGGGAAACAGGCTCCATCTCCATCCTGAACAATGATACCTGGAGATTACCGTGGTTTTATTAATTGTTTCTAAAAGTTTGAACAGAGGAACATGGCACCTACAGGCATCTCGAAATGTTACCCAATAATGAACCAGACTTATGGAGGACCACAATTCTATTTAAAGGCATAATAATCTTAATGGCTGTAAAGTTCtgattttgaagaaaataataaaattccatacaaatgtattcattttgttAAT from Girardinichthys multiradiatus isolate DD_20200921_A chromosome 5, DD_fGirMul_XY1, whole genome shotgun sequence carries:
- the usp38 gene encoding ubiquitin carboxyl-terminal hydrolase 38: MDKILEGLISSDHSVPVKRAIVKKVVEAAENEVTEAQCQALFTLTTRLILLGDDTFQKQIGLQVLEAYARYHRPEFELFFSKDFVLSLLQQGYGELEHRDPAIIDYMHCCLRLLISCPSVLETFSVIQVEVLRMVCERPEPALCARLSTLLSDFMQCIPRDKSGVLFCQQLVRTISCFQCFASEERELREYVGQVTKVSTLLQNIWKAEPATLLPSLQEVFAIISSTDPSFDPSIALASLVQHIPVQMITVLIKSLTTDQNVRDASMTKALCRMIDWLSWPLAQHVDTWVIALLKGLAAVQKFTILIDVTLLKIELVFSRLWYPIVRQGALAVLSHMLLSFQHSPEAFHLVVPHVVPLVQSLNTDGLPTSQAFLLQFIELIHCMMYQYSGFPDLYDHILEAIKDLPKPSEEKIKLVLNQSAWTSQSNSFASGLLRPAGKSETGRTGLINLGNTCYMNSIIQTLFMATDFRRHVLSLHLNGSNTLMKKLQLLFAFLAHTQRAAYAPRNFLEASRPPWFNMGSQQDCSEYLRFLLERLSEEEKTLHVLQSAKPNVAPLVDAIRTGPTSPTSSEDHKDSRLVEAESQCANDGRTLIERMFGGKLITGIRCMQCNCISEKEEPFTDLSLAFCPSASSQGSPKADRPSEEARVLCQGSVNGGSEAPESGLGSSLATNIQYEPVTNEPPLSVPDLVNYFLAPEILDEDNAYFCEKCISLQRAERTMKVVSAPEYLILTLLRFSYDAKSHIRKKILDNVVIPPALRLPVHASSLPVQWSSATSSPLQVDSPESSENLAKKLKPSQGEEEEEETKLMIDEAQKMNRGRETSVQSVPYMLSSVVVHSGISSESGHYYSYGRNINGADGTQHPAGLSSIKEDSVNNQGACSLCTSEQGDTFPNSGLEARDWLLFNDSRVTFTSLQSVQNITNRFPKDTAYVLMYRKQELPGSNGNEGQMANGMRLSAEPPLQKELLDAIIKDNKLYLQEQELSARTQALQASSSSCSFRPNGSDDNNPPGSCGPSGGGGGGGGGGFNTISRLVF